The Synechococcus sp. RS9916 DNA segment GGTTGGTTGGCGATGCGGAGGTCGACATCCGCTGAAGCTTCCCTGAGCGCGCCAATCGTATGGAGAGTGGGCGGCTGCGGCAAGCCACATGTCTGATGCCGCAACGCTTTACACAGATCCATGTGCGGAAACACCAGCAGGCACGCCCTGCGACCAGGCACTCCAAGGCACTAGCCGCTCTCCCCGCAAAGCACCAAGCCCCGCCCCAGAAGCCAGTGATGGCAAGGGATCTGAACCCACCCATTCGCGTAGACGTTCGAGGCTGCGCTGCTGGCGCGGCCAGTGGAAGGTGCGTCGATGCTGCAAACCAGCCAGAACCCCCACTGCCACAGGCACCAGCAAACGTCCGCAGAACAACACGTTCCAGGGGGCCGGAGCATGCACCACACAGCTCCCCGGCGTGGGCCCGGGGGTCCACAACAAGCGCAACCCCACGGCCGTGCGGTGTTCCTCGGCGAAGGTCTCCAGGGGGTCCACGCCCGGCAAGAGGTAGGCCTCCTGCTCCTGCACCAGCACCGGCCAGCCGAGCCGCTGCTGCAACCGCCGCACACGGCCATGTCCCTCCCGGTTGGTGAGCAGCACCTTGGGCGTGCGTCCTGCAGCGAGCCGTTGCAGAGCCTCCAGGCTGGCCTCGGTGAGCGGGGGGCAATCGATCAACACCGGCTCATCACCACAGTCGAGCCACCAGGACGAACCACCGAGGCAATCGCGGTTGGGCGGGAACAGCCACAGATCGGGGCGAATCTGCTGCGGCGGACGGCCGGGCTCCAGCGCGGTGGTCAGCGTCATGGGGAGATCAAAGCAACCGCACCCTCCAGTTTGCGCTGGTCACTACCTTGAGGGCAGTGCGTCCTGCGTTGCGCGGGCGGGATCCTTGGCCACGATCCACCGCGGCAGCCCCTGGCCGATGGGCAGCACGATCACGGCACGAGGCGTGAATTTCTCCCTGGCAGCTCCCGCTGCCAACCGGGTGGAACTGCTGCTGTTCCCCCATGGCGATGCAGCCCAGCCGGATCGAATCATCGACCTCGACAGCGCGCACCGCTCCGGGGACTACTGGCATGTGGAGGTGGAAGGGCTCGGTGCCGGCTGCTGCTACGGCTATCGCGTGTTCGGCCCGCTGCAGCCCGGGGGCCATGGCTTCCGGCCCGCCAAGGTGCTGCTCGACCCCTGCGCCCGGGCCATCAGCGGCTGGAACGTTTACCGGCGCGGCTCCGCCACCGGCGCATCTCCCAACACTGATGCCTGCCTGAAGGGGGTGGTCTGCGAACGGGACCGATTCGATTTCAACACCCATCCCCGACCCCAGCACCGCTGGAACCGCAGCGTGATCTATGAGCTGCATGTGGGCAGCTTCACCCGGCGTGAGGACTCCGGCCTGGAGCCCAACCTGCGGGGCACCCTGCGGGGCTTGATCCGCAAACTCCCCTATTTGCAGTCGCTGGGAATCACAGCGATCGAACTGCTGCCGATTCAGGCCTTTGATCCCCAGGATGCGCCTCCAGGTCGCGACAACGTGTGGGGCTACAGCCCCCTCAGCTGGTTCGCGCCCCACCACGAATTCATCGAAGGCCACGACCCCCTCGCCGCGCGGCAGCAGGTGCGCGAACTGGTGGCCGCCTGCCACGACGCCGGCATCGAGGTGCTGCTGGATGTGGTCTACAACCACACCACGGAGGGCAACCAGCAAGGGCCAACCCTCAGCTGGCGAGGCATTGCCGATTGCCTCTACTACCACCAGACCGCCAAGGGCGAGTACCAAGACGTGAGCGGTTGCGGCAACAGCATTGCGGCCAACAGGCCCTTGGTGCGCCAGCTGATCCTGGAATCCATGCGCTGCTGGGCGATCGAGCTGGGGATCGACGGTTTCCGTTTTGATCTGGGCATCGCCCTCAGTCGCGGGGAAAAGCTCAAACCGCTCGACCATCCACCGCTGTTTGAAGCCATCGACAGTGACCCCGAGCTCAGTGATCTGAAGCTGGTGAGTGAACCCTGGGATTGCGGCGGGCTGTATCGCCTGAGCGATTTCCCCTCCAAACGCATCGGCGCCTGGAACGGCAGGTTCCGCGATGACCTGCGCCGCTTCTGGAAGGGCGATGAGAACAGCACCTGGACGCTGGGGCAACGCCTGCGGGGCAGCCCCGACCTCAATGACGGCAAACCGCTGAAGCTCGACCGCTCAGTGAATTTCATCACCGCCCACGACGGCTTCACCCTGGCGGACCTAGTGAGCTTCAACGTCAAGCACAACCTCGCCAACGGTGAAGACAACCGGGACGGCGAAAACCACAACAGCAGCTGGAACCATGGGGTGGAAGGGCCCACCACCGATCGGGCCGTGCAAACCCTGCGCCGCCGCCAACAACGCAATTTGCTCACCAGCCTGCTGCTCAGCCGCGGGGTGCCGATGCTGCTGATGGGCGATGAAGTGGGCCGCAGCCAGGGGGGCAACAACAACACCTGGTGCCAGGACAGCCCTTTGAGCTGGATGATCTGGCGGCAGGACGACTGCGACGGCGATCTTCTCCTCTTCGTGCAACGGCTGTTGAAGCTGCGGCAGCGGTTGCCGGATCTGTTCAGCCCCGAGACGCCGATCAGCGAAACGCGACCCCGGCGTGGCAGCGAGCCCGACCAACTGTGGCGCCAGTGGCATGGGGTGGAACTGAACAAACCCGACTGGGCCAGCTGGTCTCACTGCATTGCCACAAGCCTGCAGCGGGGTGATCGCGGTGCGGTGCTGTGGGTGGGCTTCAACAGCTATTTCAAAGCAATGCACTTCGATCTGCCGCCGGCAGCCTCTCCTTGGCACCGCCTGATCGACACCGCCCTGCCGGCGGGCGACGACCTGCCGGAGACCCCAGAACCGTGGACCCCTCAAGGCGTGCCCCTGGAAAGCCGCAGCCTGGTGGTGATGGCAGCCCGGGAACTGCTCCCCAGCGAAACGAACACAGGCTCAACAACGGCCAACAACACATAGCCGTTACAAGACAGACACGGCCGCGAAACGAGACAGTGCCATCTACAAAAGCGGGCGGCGGGAATCGAACCCGCATCATCAGCTTGGAAGGCTGAGGTTTTACCACTAAACTACGCCCGCACTGGTACAAACCAACTGGTCAAAAAATGACCCGGTTGCCTCAGTACCCGTGCATTATGACCACGCGCCGCCCCCTGTCAGCCTTTTGACCCGCACCGACACGCTTCCCGGGGGCAGTCGCACCCGTTTGATGCTGGCCTACGGGCTGGGCGATGCCGGCACTGGACTGGCCGCAACCCAACTGGGGTTTTACCTCTTTCCCTTCTTCACCTGTGCCGCAGGGCTGCCCGCCTTCCTCGCCGGCTCTCTGCTGACGGTGATCAAGGTGTGGGATGCCATCAACGATCCCCTGATCGGCTGGATGAGCGACCACACCCAAAGCCGCTGGGGTCCTCGCCTGCCCTGGATGCTTGGCGCAGCCCTACCCCTGGGGATCAGCCTAGCGGCGATGTGGTGGGTGCCGGATGGGGGCATTTGGGAACGCACCACTTACTACGTGGTGATGGCGATCCTGCTGATGACTGCCTACACCAGCGTCAACCTTCCCTATGCGTCCCTCTCGACTGAGCTGACGCCTGACACGGCGATCCGCACCCGCCTGAATGCAGCCCGTTTCACAGGATCGATCATCGCAGGCCTCAGTGGCCTGGTGGTGGGAGCCGTGGTGCTGGGCAACGGCGCCGATGGCTACCTGGTAATGGGCCGGATCACCGGCACGATCGCCGCGGCCGCAACCCTGGCCTGCTGCTGGGGCCTCGCACCCTTCGCCAAAAAGGCCCAGCGCCCCAGTGGCGCCAGCGAACCACTCCTGTTGCAGCTGAAGCGAATCCGCTCCAACCCCCGCTTCCTGCTGGTGCTGGGGCTGTATCTGCTGCTCTGGTTTGGCCTACAACTGATGCAGGTGGTGGCCCTGATCTGGCTGGTGCAGGTGATTCACCTCTCCCCGGGTCTCTCCACTTGGATCCTGTTGCCCTTCCAGATCAGCGCCCTGGCGGGCCTGCAGATCTGGAGCCTGGTGTCGAACCGCCGTGGTCGCCTCGTCGCCCTGCGCTGGGGTGGAGGCCTCTGGATCGCTGCGTGCCTGTGGTCGATGGCGTTTGCCCCTCTGGCCCCCGGTGCCAGCGGATGGGCCCTCGCCTCACTGATCGCCTTGATCTCCCTGGTGGGCATCGGTGCCTCCACCGCCTATCTGATTCCCTGGTCGCTCCTGCCCGACGCCATCGATGCCGACCCGGCCCACCCGGCTGGCATGTACACCGCCTGGATGGTGCTGGGGCAGAAACTGATCATCGGCCTGAGCATGTCGGTGTTTGGCGGCCTGCTCTCCCTCACCGGATACATCTCCAGCCAGACCTGCGACGGCGCCCTCAGCTTCATCGAACAACCGGACACAGCCCTGCTTGCCATCCGCCTCTGCATGGGCTTGATTCCAGCTGGACTGGTGGCCATCGGCTTAATGGTGATGCGACGCTGGCCCGATCGAGGCGCCCACCTCCAGCATTCCTGAGCCGCTGACCCGCCGATGAGAGCCCCCCGCTGGTTACGACGCCTGGGCAGCAGCCTGCTGATCGGAGGCCAGGCCGTGTCGGCCACGGCCCGCGGCAAGATCAACACGATTGATCTGTTTGATCAACTGATGGAAGCGGGCCCAGGCAGCTTCTTGATCGTGCTGATCACCGGAGTGGCCGCCGGATCGGTGTTCAACATCCAGGTGGCCGCAGAGCTGAGTGGCATGGGTGCGGGATCCACCGTGGGCGGGGTGCTGGCCATCGGCCTGGCCCGTGAGATTGCGCCCCTGCTCACCGCCACCCTGCTCACCGGCAAGGTGGCCACCG contains these protein-coding regions:
- a CDS encoding glycogen-debranching protein, with amino-acid sequence MGSTITARGVNFSLAAPAANRVELLLFPHGDAAQPDRIIDLDSAHRSGDYWHVEVEGLGAGCCYGYRVFGPLQPGGHGFRPAKVLLDPCARAISGWNVYRRGSATGASPNTDACLKGVVCERDRFDFNTHPRPQHRWNRSVIYELHVGSFTRREDSGLEPNLRGTLRGLIRKLPYLQSLGITAIELLPIQAFDPQDAPPGRDNVWGYSPLSWFAPHHEFIEGHDPLAARQQVRELVAACHDAGIEVLLDVVYNHTTEGNQQGPTLSWRGIADCLYYHQTAKGEYQDVSGCGNSIAANRPLVRQLILESMRCWAIELGIDGFRFDLGIALSRGEKLKPLDHPPLFEAIDSDPELSDLKLVSEPWDCGGLYRLSDFPSKRIGAWNGRFRDDLRRFWKGDENSTWTLGQRLRGSPDLNDGKPLKLDRSVNFITAHDGFTLADLVSFNVKHNLANGEDNRDGENHNSSWNHGVEGPTTDRAVQTLRRRQQRNLLTSLLLSRGVPMLLMGDEVGRSQGGNNNTWCQDSPLSWMIWRQDDCDGDLLLFVQRLLKLRQRLPDLFSPETPISETRPRRGSEPDQLWRQWHGVELNKPDWASWSHCIATSLQRGDRGAVLWVGFNSYFKAMHFDLPPAASPWHRLIDTALPAGDDLPETPEPWTPQGVPLESRSLVVMAARELLPSETNTGSTTANNT
- a CDS encoding MBL fold metallo-hydrolase; the protein is MTLTTALEPGRPPQQIRPDLWLFPPNRDCLGGSSWWLDCGDEPVLIDCPPLTEASLEALQRLAAGRTPKVLLTNREGHGRVRRLQQRLGWPVLVQEQEAYLLPGVDPLETFAEEHRTAVGLRLLWTPGPTPGSCVVHAPAPWNVLFCGRLLVPVAVGVLAGLQHRRTFHWPRQQRSLERLREWVGSDPLPSLASGAGLGALRGERLVPWSAWSQGVPAGVSAHGSV
- a CDS encoding MFS transporter yields the protein MLAYGLGDAGTGLAATQLGFYLFPFFTCAAGLPAFLAGSLLTVIKVWDAINDPLIGWMSDHTQSRWGPRLPWMLGAALPLGISLAAMWWVPDGGIWERTTYYVVMAILLMTAYTSVNLPYASLSTELTPDTAIRTRLNAARFTGSIIAGLSGLVVGAVVLGNGADGYLVMGRITGTIAAAATLACCWGLAPFAKKAQRPSGASEPLLLQLKRIRSNPRFLLVLGLYLLLWFGLQLMQVVALIWLVQVIHLSPGLSTWILLPFQISALAGLQIWSLVSNRRGRLVALRWGGGLWIAACLWSMAFAPLAPGASGWALASLIALISLVGIGASTAYLIPWSLLPDAIDADPAHPAGMYTAWMVLGQKLIIGLSMSVFGGLLSLTGYISSQTCDGALSFIEQPDTALLAIRLCMGLIPAGLVAIGLMVMRRWPDRGAHLQHS